The nucleotide window TAACAAGTAAAAAGAGGACCCTTGGTTATGGGCTTCGTCGGACACGTTCATGAAAACGAAATCGGTTCTTCTTTTGGTCCTTTCTTATAAAATGACACGAGAGTTTCCTTACTAGAGATAACGgtatcattttattttataatttggaAGAGGAAAATCAAATTTGAGGCCACAGCGTTCCAGGCGAAGTAGGAAAAGGTAGAATCGataccttctctctcctcttataTTGGAGATTGGAGAATGAAGAAGAGTTAATGACCAATAACTACAATATCACACTATTATTTACCAACAGCAGACTCCAAAACATGAAGCTCATGCGGTCAACAACCATTAGCCCATCATAAAGAAAGAACACTCAAATATTAAGAAATTACGAAACATGCCACTGACAAATATAAaccatttctcccaaaatcaaaacgaCCCCAAAATCTAAACTTTCTGAAAATCAAAACATCTAGGGCTCGGGCGAAGCAAGGGCGCGACCTGGCGGCAAAGCAAGGACGCGACCCAGCGGTGAAGCAAGGCGCGACCTAGAGGCTAAGCAAGTGCGCGACCTGGCGGTGAACCAAGCGCACGACCCCGGCGGTGAACCAAGGAATGACCCCGGCAGCGAACCAAGCGAACGACCCCGGCGGCGAACCAAGCCCGCGACCCCGGCGGAGAACCAAGCGCGCAACCCAAACGGCGAACCAAGTGTGAGACCCCAGTGGAGAAGCATGGCCACGACCCTGATGGCGAAGCAAGGGCTCAACCTGGCGGCGAAGCAAGGACGCGATCCAGGCGGAGAACCAAGCAAGCGACCCCGGCGGCGAAGCAAGGGCTCGACACCGGCAAGTCAGTAACTATAGTCTTGAAGGTCAGTAGCTATAGTCTGATTATGCATTCAACACTGTCGAAATTCGATTATGCTTAGTAGCTTTAGctgagaaattttggttgagaaattctgagGCTTTTGCAATTTGGTGGAGCTGTACTGATcttaatttgtttgttatttctGCAAGACTCAGCAACATTTTGTTTGCAGGTCAGTAGCCATAGTTTGATTATCAGTTTTGTATATTGCAGGTCAATAGCTTTAGTTCTGTATTTATGGTACTTTCTTATTGGATcttaatttgtttgttatttctACAGGACTCAGCAACATTTCGTTTGCAGGTCAGTAGCTATAGTCTGATTATCAATTTTGTATTGAGGGTTATCACATTTGGAAGATCggttttgaatttgtttctttttgtgaaTTTGTTTCGTTAGTCAATTAGTCATAATTTCTAATTTCTGCAGGGTCAATACTTAGTGTTACATCTGAGGAGCTGAAAATACAGATCAAGCTGGGTATCCAAAGGATGCAATATCTATTGTTTTTGTAGAATCAGTGTCTATAGTCTTGCTGTGGAATCATAGTTTTAGACTTGTGCTtttgtattgagggtcagtagctttggttttgtgtttgttAGTTTCTTATGAGATTAgtactactgagggtcagtacacTTCTGAGGGTCAATACTCTATTTGCATTTATCATATACACAAATTAATCGAAGCAGCATTATGTGAAGCAGCATACATGGAAAATTTACATTTCCTTTTTCTACCTGTTTAACTTGGTAGATAATGCGATTTTTGAAATATATTTAAgtgctactgagggtcagtacacTATTGAGAGTCGGTACATTACTGAGAGTCAGTACATTACTGAGAGTCAGTACTACCATTAGAAATCAGTTaaggttatttttgtaatttctcATTAACAGAACAATTCAAAAAATTGGTAGGACAATGGCCGCACGGGATATGGGCCTTGCACATGGGTCATGAACAGTACCGCAagggaaatataaaaaaaaaaaggcctgtTAATGGTAAATATTGGATAAAAAGTGTAGTTGGTGGTAATTTACTAAATGAAGAAAGAACAAATTGCGTAGTTGACATTTATCCTCATGGTCATTTTTAACTAGATACAAGCACATCTCATTGCCATGCTAATTATTAACCTGCGTGTATTATGATTATGATTCATGGCTAATTACAACTAATGACCATGCACTCATGCGTCAATTCTTGATGAAGAAACCAAAGTCGGCAACACCAGAGCAAATATGCTGCCATGAACATTGAACATGTTTTGTTCTGAACTAGGCAGCAGAGGAAAAGAGCTCAATGGAATCAAACGCCATCAGTTTCTGATTGTTGTccatgactccattcttgatacaATCAGAAATGCAGCACCAATGGCTTTTGGTTCCCACTTGAACAAACAATTGCTaaagaaacagagagaaagGCGAGGCAGAACCATACAGAACAGTAAGAACAGTCTTCTACAACTAAACTGAACAACAGTGGTGGTACCTTAGAGTCGATGTTTTCAAGTCATCCTACAACTTTTCACATTCATCTAGTACTAGGGTTTGATCAACATTAGAAATACAACTTCCCACCACGTGAAAAGCAAGAAGCATGAGAAATTTCATGATTAACACACAGACATCGCTACCATTAAACGGTTAGAGATTACAAACAAGCCATTATAAAAGTAGATGAGATTCAGGAGTCATCATATCAGTGGTTACCATCTTCACAGAGTTGTCATATCTATCTGTAGTAAGCCTGCTGATAAGCTGGTGCCATGCCATTGCCATAACCACTGTATACAGGATAGTTCATGGGAGCTCCTGGGTATGGTCCAGCAAGTTGAGGAGGGGCTGCTTCAGGTGAGTATGCATAAGGGCTGGCTGCTTCCGGTGAGTATGCATAATGGTTGGCTGGTGGGCTTGCATACGGGTTGGTTTGGGGGCTCCCATAAGGGTTGGTCTGTGGGCTTCCATAAGAGTTGGTCTGTGGGCTTCCATAAGAGTTGGTCTGTGGGCTTCTGCTGCCATACATTGTCGGTGGGGAATGGTATGGTGAGAACCCAGCAGGATACTGAGCATGGGAGGGAGACCGGACAAATGTAGGAGGAGAAGGGAAAGATGAAACATATGCATTTGCCAAGCGTCCCGCCTTGGCTGGAGGCATGGGACCTCCATGGTTGGCTCGTGTACGTTTGTTGGCAGGGGCTGCAACAGGCTTTTTCTTCTCTGGTTTCACCTTTTGGTCTAGCTGTTCCAAGCGCTTCTTGAGGTTTTCTGGAGGAAACTCTGCTTCAAGGTTGTAATCCTCAATACACTTGATGACAGCTCGGAGTGCTGACTGCTCTTTGCGTCCAGCTAAGTTCTGCAAAACAATAACATATGAGGCTGATCAATTCTGCTAAATTTAGTTCTCCTATTCCTACAAGAAAATCTGAAACTTAATGAACTTATGGATACATATTTTTAAAGAAACCAGACAAACCACAACAAATGAAGAACACCACACCACAAAACATCCACAAGAATATGCATTATGCCCTATTTTAACAACTTATGGCTTACTTGGAGGTGAGAACATGCAGGATACTATGTATAGATAGATTTTATTGCTTTAAATTACCCAAGTACTACTACTCCATCATGACCACTTATTGATGAATAAAGTAGAAATCATCTTTGAACCAAAGAGCAAAGTTTCTTTATCCCAGAAAATGTCAAATTATAAACGTATTGGGACCAAAATATAAACAACATTCGAGGCATCAAATTTGTACATGAAGTGGAAAGAAAGCATTTGTGAGATCGGGAATCCCCCCTTCACTTTCTTATCCCTCATGCACTAACGGTGGACAAATTCCTTTCAAATCCCTTTTCTTTCCTCTCCCTTCCCTTTCCTGCCTACATTTGGGTGAGGGGAGAAGGCAAAAAGGAGGatggaaggaaagaaaatagGGTACAAACACATATGGGGCCTTTTAGCAAAAATCCACAAAATATGATGCAATGATAAAAGCAATACCGCAGCTTTCCCAGGACTATTGGCATCTTCCAAAATAGAGGCTGCAGCCTTCCTGGCATCTCTCAGGAAAGCTTTCAGCAAAGGAACAGGAGGAAACTTGTGGACAAGGCCAACTTCATAAATGAAATGCACTGCATCAAGCTGCTGTCCCCTGCTGATCAATTCTTCAATCATATCTGCCAACAACAGCGTCCAAACATTAATAACTAAAGAATGGCCCTTCTTGCCATATATATAATGTATCATATCTAATTCTAAGCATTGGCAAGGAAACTGATGGAAAACTTTCCCTTGTGCAGAAAACAACTTGCAAAACTACTACAAGATCAATCAACAACAAGATGAAAAGCACTAAAAAAATAGAGCATTGAAGTAACTTGAGCATTGACCCTTCTAGACTATTAACAAAACATGTGCAGATATAATATTAATCAGATTCAACCATCAGAGATCCTCATTTAAACATTGTATGGGTATATGTAGATCCAACATATGGTCATATCTGATGCAACTGCAAGCAAAAAATTATATTGGGAACACCTGACGAGTAATTAAATCAATAGTGAATGATTTATAGTTTATAGATAGGCCAGAATGACCAAAAATCTAGAAAAAAAAGTAGGAGTAAGAAAATCAGTTTACAGTTGTTAGTCACATTCAACATTCTCAGCAAAGGGTTATTCAGTTTTTCATTTCCGAATCAATAACCAAAAGGACATGTCTTAGATCCTAGGTTCTGTTGGGACATATTTAATATTTGCTCCCGGACTGATATGCAAATATGGATTTGTTAGAGAGTACAAAACAGCCGTACCACTATCCAAAGAAAACCCAAGAATCACTACTTTCTCCCCATATAGAGCTTGGATCACAGATTTTCAGAAACTAATAAGCAAAAGCAAACAATGGCTAACGAATCGAGTTCAAAATTAGTTACTAAACAGAGAAGAAAACAAATGGTCATACTCATGCAAGAATATATATTATCCTAGAAAGCGAAAAACATCAAAAACCAATCAACAcaagaaatgaaaaggaaagaaagtaGCAATAGCAATACACACCAGGCATTTTCTTGGTTAAGCCAAGCGAAACGGCAAGCTTAGGCATCTGCTTGCGCCAGGCCGAACTAACCACAAGCTTCCTGTACAAATCCACATCCTCCTCCGTGACAATCCCAAAAGTCACCAAATGCTGCAGAAATGTATGA belongs to Rosa chinensis cultivar Old Blush chromosome 4, RchiOBHm-V2, whole genome shotgun sequence and includes:
- the LOC112196819 gene encoding FRIGIDA-like protein 4a; the encoded protein is MGSIPDPGELTELTPPSFDEFQRQTSLMTSCTLLWKELSDHFLSLEQNLLQKSEAIKRKIQTLEHETKESLDELEQREITINQSVEIALVKVEETKKAALKVLKRARSDDEYGEVDNSEGLLMEMKSLCLKMDSGRFWRFVTGRKKELEALRAQMASALVECVDPAKFVLEAISEVFPVDKRSEKSDRGNDLGWACVLMLESLIPVVVDPKIGKSRLLVTPSVKKRAKEIAETWKASLEERGGIENVKTPDVHTFLQHLVTFGIVTEEDVDLYRKLVVSSAWRKQMPKLAVSLGLTKKMPDMIEELISRGQQLDAVHFIYEVGLVHKFPPVPLLKAFLRDARKAAASILEDANSPGKAANLAGRKEQSALRAVIKCIEDYNLEAEFPPENLKKRLEQLDQKVKPEKKKPVAAPANKRTRANHGGPMPPAKAGRLANAYVSSFPSPPTFVRSPSHAQYPAGFSPYHSPPTMYGSRSPQTNSYGSPQTNSYGSPQTNPYGSPQTNPYASPPANHYAYSPEAASPYAYSPEAAPPQLAGPYPGAPMNYPVYSGYGNGMAPAYQQAYYR